Proteins from a single region of Procambarus clarkii isolate CNS0578487 chromosome 62, FALCON_Pclarkii_2.0, whole genome shotgun sequence:
- the LOC138354379 gene encoding uncharacterized protein: MCPATIGQPPNTSCVIAQSSLSYSPQSSLSYSPQSSPSYSPQSSPSYSPQSSPSYSPQSSPSYSPQSSPSYSPQSSPSYSPQSSPSYSPQSSPSYSPQSSPSYSPQSSPSYSPQSSLLLSTIITLTLHNHHSYSPQSSLSYSPQSSLLLSTIITLTLHNHHSYSPQSSLLFSTIITLLLSTIITLLLSTIITLLLSTIITLLLSTIITLLLSTIITLTLHNHHSYSPQSSLSYSPQSSLLLSTIITLTLHNHHSYSPQSSSFYSPQSSLSYSPQSSLLLSTIITLLLSTIITLLLSTIITLTLHNHHSYSPQSSLLLSTIITLILHNHHPPTLPNHHSLILPNHHPLTLHNHHPLTLHNHHSYSPQSSLLLSTIITLTLHNHHSYSPQSSLLLSLIITLLFSTIITLLLSTIITLILHNHHPPTLPNHHSLILHNHHSLTLHNHHPLTLHNHHSLTLHNHHSLTLHNHHSLTLHNHHSYSPQSSLLLSTIITLTLHNHHSYSPQSSLLLSTIITLTLHNHHSYSPQSSPSYSPQSSPSYSP; this comes from the coding sequence ATGTGTCCTGCCACCATCGGGCAACCACCAAATACAAGTTGCGTGATTGCGCAAtcatcactctcttactctccACAAtcatcactctcttactctccACAATCATCACCCTCTTACTCTCCACAATCATCACCCTCTTACTCTCCACAATCATCACCCTCTTACTCTCCACAATCATCACCCTCTTACTCTCCACAATCATCACCCTCTTACTCTCCACAATCATCACCCTCTTACTCTCCACAATCATCACCCTCTTACTCTCCACAATCATCACCCTCTTACTCTCCACAATCATCACCCTCTTACTCTCCACAATCATCACCCTCTTACTCTCCACAATCATCACTCTTACTCTCCACAATCATCACTCTTACTCTCCACAATCATCACTCTTATTCGCCACAAtcatcactctcttactctccACAATCATCACTCTTACTCTCCACAATCATCACTCTTACTCTCCACAATCATCACTCTTACTCTCCACAATCATCACTCTTATTCTCCACAATCATCACCCTCTTACTCTCCACAATCATCACCCTCTTACTCTCCACAATCATCACCCTCTTACTCTCCACAATCATCACCCTCTTACTCTCCACAATCATCACCCTCTTACTCTCCACAATCATCACTCTTACTCTCCACAATCATCACTCTTACTCTCCACAAtcatcactctcttactctccACAATCATCACTCTTACTCTCCACAATCATCACTCTTACTCTCCACAATCATCATTCGTACTCTCCACAATCATCATCCTTTTACTCTCCACAAtcatcactctcttactctccACAATCATCACTCTTACTCTCCACAATCATCACCCTTTTACTCTCCACAATCATCACCCTCTTACTCTCCACAATCATCACTCTTACTCTCCACAATCATCACTCTTACTCTCCACAATCATCACTCTTACTCTCCACAATCATCACTCTTATTCTCCACAATCATCACCCTCCTACTCTCCCTAATCATCACTCTCTTATTCTCCCCAATCATCACCCTCTTACTCTCCACAATCATCACCCTCTTACTCTCCACAATCATCACTCTTACTCTCCACAATCATCACTCTTACTCTCCACAATCATCACTCTTACTCTCCACAATCATCACTCTTATTCTCCACAATcatcactcttactctccctAATCATCACTCTCTTATTCTCCACAAtcatcactctcttactctccACAATCATCACTCTTATTCTCCACAATCATCACCCTCCTACTCTCCCTAATCATCACTCTCTTATTCTCCACAAtcatcactctcttactctccACAATCATCACCCTCTTACTCTCCACAAtcatcactctcttactctccACAAtcatcactctcttactctccACAAtcatcactctcttactctccACAATCATCACTCTTACTCTCCACAATCATCACTCTTACTCTCCACAATCATCACTCTTACTCTCCACAATCATCACTCTTACTCTCCACAATCATCACTCTTACTCTCCACAATCATCACTCTTACTCTCCACAATCATCACTCTTACTCTCCACAATCATCACCCTCTTACTCTCCACAATCATCACCCTCTTACTCTCCCTAA